The Acidimicrobiales bacterium genome includes a region encoding these proteins:
- a CDS encoding ABC transporter ATP-binding protein, with product MNTFAAWRMLHSGPVDVDATISKELLLRVWGFARRYRGKIVAVLVLIVSSSVLGAVPPLLYRAVIDSAIGHKRLGLLNVLCAAILLVAFAGTAAQVATRWLVSQVGEGVIFDLRVALFDHIQRMPVAFFTRSQTGAVTSRLTNDLQGGHRAFMETASSMASTVLGLAVTLVAMVVLEWRLTLLALVIAPLFILVTRRMRGRLHQLMAEQMDASAGMNAQMTERFQVGGALLVKLFSQRGRESASFSQRAARLRDVGIDTAVYGRVFHGMFGLVAAVGIGVVYWAGGHMAIDGTLTLGTIVAFTAYLTQLYGPMTMLAGARIDLAGAVVSFQRVFEVLDFPSAISERDGAVALDTPTGRAELSEVWFRYPRAADVTLESLEGEFTDAGYDERAWVLKDVSFTIEPGRRVALVGPSGAGKTTVAMLLPRIYDATAGVVRIEGHDVRDVGIESLTAAVGMVLQDSHLFHDTIRHNLLYARPDATEDEMIEAARAARIHDLVASLPDGYDTVVGERGHRLSGGEKQRVAIARLLLKDPALVILDEATAHLDSESELLIQNALAEALHGRSSLVIAHRLSTVTAADDILVLDEGRIVERGRHDDLAGAGGLYAELCRIQFERPAANGAGGSRRGPASDRLARP from the coding sequence GTGAACACGTTCGCCGCGTGGCGCATGCTCCATAGCGGCCCCGTCGACGTCGACGCCACCATCTCGAAAGAGCTGCTGCTCCGGGTGTGGGGCTTCGCCCGCCGCTACAGGGGCAAGATCGTCGCCGTCCTCGTCCTGATCGTGTCGTCGTCGGTGCTCGGCGCCGTGCCGCCGCTGCTGTACCGGGCCGTGATCGACTCTGCCATCGGGCACAAGCGGCTCGGCCTGCTCAACGTCCTGTGCGCGGCCATCCTGCTGGTGGCGTTCGCCGGAACCGCCGCCCAGGTGGCCACCCGCTGGCTGGTGAGCCAGGTGGGTGAGGGGGTGATCTTCGACCTGCGGGTCGCGCTGTTCGACCACATCCAGCGCATGCCCGTGGCCTTCTTCACCCGATCGCAGACGGGAGCCGTCACCAGCCGCCTCACCAACGACCTCCAAGGTGGTCACCGGGCCTTCATGGAGACGGCGTCGTCAATGGCGTCCACCGTGCTCGGCCTCGCCGTCACCCTCGTCGCCATGGTCGTGCTGGAGTGGCGGTTGACGCTGCTGGCCCTCGTCATCGCGCCGCTGTTCATCCTCGTCACCCGGCGCATGCGCGGCCGGCTCCACCAACTCATGGCCGAGCAGATGGACGCCAGCGCCGGCATGAACGCCCAGATGACCGAGCGCTTCCAGGTGGGCGGGGCCCTGCTCGTGAAGCTGTTCAGCCAGCGGGGCCGGGAGTCGGCCAGCTTTTCCCAGCGCGCCGCCCGCCTGCGCGACGTCGGCATCGACACCGCCGTGTACGGCCGCGTGTTCCACGGCATGTTCGGGCTCGTGGCCGCCGTGGGCATCGGCGTCGTCTACTGGGCCGGCGGTCACATGGCCATCGACGGCACGCTGACGCTCGGCACCATCGTCGCCTTCACCGCCTACCTAACCCAGCTGTACGGGCCGATGACCATGCTGGCCGGGGCGCGGATCGACCTGGCCGGGGCCGTCGTGTCGTTCCAGCGGGTCTTCGAGGTGCTCGACTTCCCCTCGGCCATCTCCGAGCGCGACGGAGCCGTCGCCCTCGACACCCCGACCGGACGGGCCGAGCTGTCGGAGGTGTGGTTCCGCTATCCCCGGGCCGCCGACGTCACGCTCGAGTCGCTCGAGGGCGAGTTCACCGACGCCGGCTACGACGAGCGGGCGTGGGTCCTGAAGGACGTGTCCTTCACCATCGAGCCGGGCCGTCGGGTCGCCCTCGTGGGCCCGTCGGGGGCGGGCAAGACCACCGTGGCCATGCTCCTGCCCCGCATCTACGACGCCACCGCCGGCGTGGTGCGGATCGAGGGCCACGACGTCCGGGACGTCGGCATCGAGAGCCTCACCGCCGCCGTCGGCATGGTGTTGCAGGACTCCCATCTCTTCCACGACACCATCCGCCACAACCTCCTCTACGCCCGCCCCGACGCCACCGAGGACGAGATGATCGAGGCGGCGCGAGCCGCTCGGATCCACGACCTGGTCGCCTCGCTGCCCGACGGCTACGACACCGTGGTGGGTGAGCGGGGCCACCGACTGTCGGGTGGCGAGAAGCAGCGCGTCGCCATCGCCCGGCTGCTGTTGAAGGACCCGGCGCTGGTCATCCTCGACGAGGCCACCGCCCATCTGGACTCCGAGTCGGAGCTGCTCATCCAGAACGCGCTGGCCGAGGCGCTGCACGGCCGTTCCAGCCTGGTCATCGCCCACCGCCTATCGACGGTGACGGCCGCCGACGACATCCTCGTCCTCGACGAGGGCCGCATCGTCGAGCGAGGCCGCCACGACGACCTGGCGGGCGCCGGCGGCCTGTACGCGGAGCTGTGCCGGATCCAGTTCGAGCGCCCCGCCGCCAACGGAGCCGGCGGCTCCCGCCGAGGTCCGGCGTCCGACCGGCTCGCCCGCCCCTGA
- a CDS encoding methyltransferase domain-containing protein — protein sequence MLASTRWSTLVNARLAEMERLDPERAAVGPAFWDARAKRFAAAMAGTAERDPLFARLRRATGPDSTVLDVGAGPGRFALALAPRVRHVVAVDASAAMVAIVDKQARRMRLANVDALVGRWPDVDVAPASVSVCSYVLPLVADAKRFLAKLDDCTTERAFLYLGAASLDFLTDPLWRHFHGKPRRPGPTYLDAVAVLAELGIRADVEVVELRTRARHKDLGAAVKAYRDQLVLPDDASVRRELRALLSAWLVKDRGQLRPPVRTTPAAIVSWSPRRN from the coding sequence ATGCTCGCTTCGACCCGCTGGTCCACCCTCGTGAACGCACGCCTGGCCGAGATGGAACGGTTGGACCCCGAGCGTGCCGCCGTCGGCCCGGCGTTCTGGGATGCCAGGGCCAAACGGTTCGCCGCCGCGATGGCGGGCACGGCCGAGCGGGACCCGCTGTTCGCCCGTCTGCGCCGGGCCACGGGGCCCGACTCGACCGTCCTCGACGTGGGCGCCGGGCCCGGGCGCTTCGCGCTCGCCCTCGCCCCCCGGGTCCGGCACGTGGTGGCCGTCGACGCCAGTGCAGCCATGGTGGCCATCGTCGACAAGCAGGCCCGCCGGATGCGCCTGGCCAACGTGGACGCCCTGGTCGGCAGGTGGCCGGACGTCGACGTCGCACCGGCCTCCGTGTCGGTGTGCTCCTACGTCCTGCCCCTGGTCGCCGACGCCAAGAGGTTCCTCGCCAAGCTGGACGACTGCACCACCGAGCGCGCCTTCCTCTACCTGGGCGCAGCCAGCCTCGACTTCCTGACCGATCCCCTGTGGCGTCACTTCCACGGAAAGCCGCGCCGGCCGGGGCCGACGTACCTCGACGCGGTGGCCGTCCTGGCCGAGCTCGGCATCCGTGCCGACGTCGAGGTGGTGGAGCTGCGCACCCGGGCCCGCCACAAGGACCTCGGTGCGGCGGTGAAGGCATACCGCGATCAGCTCGTCCTCCCCGACGACGCATCCGTGCGCCGCGAGCTGCGCGCTCTCCTCTCGGCGTGGCTGGTGAAGGACCGGGGCCAGCTTCGTCCGCCCGTGCGCACGACGCCGGCCGCCATCGTGAGCTGGAGCCCCCGGAGGAACTAG
- a CDS encoding CAP domain-containing protein: MLAAGLGLGVASGVIAAGSAHAAGCPAGSLQLGTSCIVLGFPTTTPPTTPPTTAAPLIELPPVTLPPVTLPPLLDSGVTKVVPSAAQRLLDLANGDRERAGLSRLTSRDDIVSIAVAHSQEMAAKGDIFHSTSFFGTAVKNLLNAAVRGENVAYNGDIDNTHVRLMASAGHRANILDARFSVVGIGVVQAADGRYFVTEDFIQPAGAPRPAAAAPSAAPRVAAPAASRKAPVPTTAAPPTTVAPAPTTVVPVTAAPPDTTPAVQLHTASNAASALPAPAHRPTPAVGAAAALLLAGAMAACCVVPRRRN; the protein is encoded by the coding sequence GTGCTCGCCGCCGGCCTCGGCCTGGGCGTCGCGTCCGGCGTCATCGCCGCCGGGAGCGCCCATGCCGCCGGCTGCCCGGCCGGATCGTTGCAGCTCGGCACCTCCTGCATCGTGCTCGGCTTCCCCACGACGACGCCGCCGACGACGCCGCCGACCACCGCCGCGCCGCTCATCGAGCTACCGCCCGTGACCCTCCCCCCGGTGACGTTGCCGCCGCTCCTCGACAGTGGCGTCACCAAGGTCGTCCCCTCGGCAGCCCAGCGCCTCCTCGACCTGGCCAACGGCGACCGCGAGCGGGCCGGGCTCTCCCGCCTCACGTCACGGGACGACATCGTCTCCATCGCCGTCGCCCACAGCCAGGAGATGGCGGCGAAGGGTGACATCTTCCACAGCACCAGCTTCTTCGGGACGGCGGTCAAGAACCTCCTCAATGCTGCCGTCCGGGGCGAGAACGTCGCCTACAACGGCGACATCGACAACACGCACGTGCGGCTGATGGCTAGCGCCGGCCATCGCGCGAACATCCTCGACGCCCGCTTCTCGGTGGTCGGGATCGGCGTGGTCCAGGCCGCCGATGGCCGGTACTTCGTCACCGAGGACTTCATCCAGCCGGCGGGCGCTCCCCGACCGGCCGCCGCCGCTCCTTCCGCCGCCCCCCGGGTGGCGGCCCCGGCGGCGTCCCGCAAGGCGCCGGTGCCGACAACGGCCGCTCCTCCCACGACGGTCGCCCCCGCCCCGACGACGGTGGTGCCGGTCACCGCCGCCCCCCCGGACACCACGCCTGCGGTGCAGCTGCACACGGCCTCCAACGCCGCCTCGGCCCTGCCGGCTCCGGCCCACCGACCGACGCCGGCCGTGGGTGCCGCCGCCGCCCTCCTGCTGGCCGGAGCCATGGCCGCATGCTGCGTCGTCCCCCGCCGGCGCAACTGA
- a CDS encoding dual specificity protein phosphatase family protein, which produces MPLPPLKGGRALVDHPMVIAAVVGNDVRAPARTAGTRRWRVVAVRLAALGVGMLVLPNLAILALHLAAQRNAASPSVVLPIKNFAQVDDRLWRGAAPTPAGLEALTANGVTTVIDLRAEDNLDVDEALFTRLGLHRVHLPMRDGQAPTDAQVASFLAAVEGSEGRAFVHCGAGVGRTGTMSAAYLVKTGQATPSEALRRNLTVGPPSLEQLAFSAGLSENGAASRPGSLMVAISRTLDAPRRIWVNVRS; this is translated from the coding sequence GTGCCCCTACCGCCGCTCAAGGGCGGCCGCGCCCTCGTCGACCATCCCATGGTGATCGCCGCTGTGGTCGGGAACGACGTCCGGGCTCCTGCCCGCACGGCCGGCACACGGCGGTGGCGCGTGGTCGCCGTGCGCCTGGCCGCCCTCGGCGTCGGGATGCTCGTCCTGCCGAACCTGGCCATCCTGGCCCTGCACCTGGCCGCCCAGCGCAACGCGGCGTCGCCATCGGTCGTCCTGCCCATCAAGAACTTCGCCCAGGTCGACGACCGTCTGTGGCGGGGCGCCGCCCCCACGCCGGCCGGGCTCGAGGCACTCACCGCCAACGGCGTCACCACGGTGATCGACCTGCGCGCCGAGGACAACCTCGACGTCGACGAGGCGCTCTTCACCCGGCTCGGCCTGCACCGGGTCCACCTCCCGATGCGCGACGGCCAGGCGCCGACCGACGCACAGGTCGCCTCCTTCCTCGCCGCCGTCGAGGGCAGCGAGGGCCGGGCCTTCGTGCACTGCGGCGCCGGCGTGGGGCGCACGGGCACGATGTCGGCCGCCTACCTGGTAAAGACGGGCCAGGCCACCCCCTCCGAGGCACTCCGGCGCAACCTCACGGTGGGTCCGCCGTCGTTGGAGCAGCTCGCCTTCAGCGCCGGGCTCAGCGAGAACGGGGCCGCGTCGCGACCCGGGTCGCTGATGGTGGCGATCAGCCGCACGCTCGACGCGCCCCGGCGCATCTGGGTGAACGTCCGCTCGTAG
- a CDS encoding PEP/pyruvate-binding domain-containing protein encodes MQALTRHPNRRSGFRQAHSPAGEEGPAPLVVALHAPESTDPALTGRKAATLASAAQQGFPVLDGFVITTAGSAALATAGGAGRAPLLVRAAIDAAWAALSADGGRPLVVRSSSPGEDGATSSMAGQFTSVLDVRGHDAFLAAVDLVIASAAVAQTPGAADDGGGGAAEAPMAVLVQPQVFPRWGGVLFGVDPVTGRTDRLALAAVEGGPDRLVSGTVDGARSTLSRRGRLVAVDRSAGDAAGAGPELPWRRRRALARLAARAARSFGGPQDIEWAVDGGLGLLLLQSRPVTAVGIAPDPSAPVLGPGPVAETFPDPLSPLEADLWLRPLRQALAEAVLLTGASSRRRVADSPVVTAVGGRAAADLGLLGIAPQRRSLLARLDPRPSALRLRAAWRTGRLRVAMPALAADLVQRADAELSSVGSPARMSDEVLLAVLRGSHQALVSLHAHEILAGMLSPVPDGDGPGGASSAGAALHIVAAARAERLSDAEIVSRHPVVLALLPPAIGSPPALPDLLVLPPGTADGAPADPLTVWREALRLRGRWVQELTSVVALELGRRLVARRLLPDDDAVRWLHVDELEAAVAQGIVRDGWEARRTAPAAAPLPAAFRLATGDVVVPLEIGADGAGRGAGGGRGLGRVVHAGTELPAPGDVLVTRTLDPALAPLLPGLGGLVAETGSVLSHLAILARELRVPTVVGVAGALERFAEGTVVVVDGTTGEVTAVQAAEVP; translated from the coding sequence ATGCAGGCCCTCACGCGCCACCCGAACCGCCGGTCCGGGTTCCGTCAGGCGCACTCGCCCGCCGGCGAGGAGGGCCCGGCGCCGCTCGTGGTGGCGCTGCACGCACCCGAGTCGACCGACCCGGCGCTCACGGGCCGCAAGGCCGCCACGCTGGCGTCTGCCGCGCAGCAGGGGTTCCCCGTCCTCGACGGCTTCGTCATCACCACCGCCGGCAGCGCCGCCCTGGCTACGGCGGGCGGCGCCGGGCGGGCACCCCTCTTGGTGCGGGCCGCCATCGATGCGGCCTGGGCTGCGCTCTCCGCTGACGGCGGTCGCCCGCTCGTGGTGCGGTCGTCGTCCCCCGGTGAGGACGGGGCGACCTCGTCCATGGCGGGTCAGTTCACCTCGGTGCTCGACGTTCGCGGCCACGACGCCTTTCTCGCCGCCGTCGACCTCGTGATCGCCTCCGCCGCCGTGGCCCAGACCCCCGGAGCGGCCGACGACGGTGGCGGCGGGGCGGCGGAGGCGCCGATGGCCGTGCTCGTGCAGCCGCAGGTGTTCCCCCGCTGGGGCGGCGTGCTGTTCGGCGTCGATCCCGTCACCGGCCGCACCGACCGCCTGGCTCTCGCCGCGGTCGAGGGTGGCCCGGACCGCCTGGTCAGCGGCACGGTGGACGGCGCCCGTTCCACGCTGTCCCGGCGGGGCCGCCTGGTGGCCGTCGACCGGTCGGCGGGCGACGCCGCAGGCGCCGGGCCGGAGCTGCCGTGGCGTCGGCGCCGGGCGTTGGCCCGGCTGGCGGCGCGTGCGGCCCGCAGCTTCGGGGGCCCGCAGGACATCGAGTGGGCCGTCGACGGCGGGCTGGGCCTGCTCCTTCTGCAGAGCCGGCCCGTCACCGCTGTCGGGATCGCGCCCGATCCGTCGGCACCCGTGCTCGGGCCCGGCCCAGTGGCCGAGACGTTCCCTGACCCGCTGTCGCCGCTCGAGGCCGACCTGTGGCTGCGGCCGCTCCGCCAGGCGCTGGCCGAGGCCGTCCTGCTCACGGGCGCGTCGTCGCGCCGGCGGGTCGCCGACTCCCCGGTGGTCACCGCCGTCGGCGGCCGGGCCGCCGCCGACCTCGGCCTCCTGGGCATCGCGCCGCAGCGCCGGTCCCTGCTGGCCCGGCTCGACCCCCGCCCCTCGGCCCTGCGCCTGCGGGCCGCCTGGCGAACGGGGCGCCTGCGCGTGGCCATGCCCGCGCTGGCCGCCGACCTGGTGCAGCGGGCCGATGCCGAGCTGTCGTCGGTGGGTTCCCCGGCGAGGATGTCCGACGAGGTGCTCCTCGCCGTGCTGCGGGGGTCGCACCAGGCCCTCGTGTCCCTGCACGCCCACGAGATCCTGGCCGGGATGCTGAGCCCCGTTCCGGACGGCGACGGCCCCGGCGGAGCCTCGTCGGCCGGCGCCGCCCTGCACATCGTGGCCGCCGCTCGCGCCGAGCGCCTCTCGGACGCCGAGATCGTCTCGCGCCATCCCGTCGTACTGGCGCTGCTGCCGCCCGCCATCGGGTCGCCCCCCGCCCTGCCCGACCTCCTCGTCCTGCCGCCCGGCACCGCCGACGGGGCGCCCGCTGACCCGCTGACCGTCTGGCGCGAGGCGCTGCGGCTGCGCGGGCGCTGGGTGCAGGAGCTCACCAGCGTGGTTGCGCTGGAGCTGGGCCGCCGGCTGGTCGCCCGCCGCCTCCTCCCCGACGACGACGCCGTGCGATGGCTCCACGTCGACGAGCTGGAGGCAGCCGTGGCGCAGGGGATCGTGCGGGACGGCTGGGAGGCGCGTCGCACGGCACCCGCGGCGGCGCCGCTGCCGGCCGCCTTCCGCCTGGCCACCGGCGACGTGGTCGTCCCGCTCGAGATCGGCGCCGACGGCGCCGGTCGGGGTGCCGGCGGCGGCCGCGGGCTCGGTCGGGTGGTGCACGCGGGGACCGAGCTGCCTGCGCCGGGTGACGTCCTGGTGACCCGTACCCTCGATCCGGCCCTGGCCCCGCTGCTGCCCGGTCTGGGCGGGCTCGTCGCCGAGACGGGCAGCGTGCTGTCGCACCTCGCCATCCTGGCCCGGGAGCTGCGCGTCCCCACCGTGGTGGGCGTGGCCGGGGCCCTGGAGCGCTTCGCCGAAGGCACGGTGGTCGTCGTCGACGGGACCACCGGCGAGGTGACCGCCGTCCAGGCGGCGGAGGTGCCATGA
- a CDS encoding NAD(P)-dependent oxidoreductase: MASTALVTGGSGFIASHLMPALVHQGWDVRTCGRRPRPDGLAEEIGYCQVDLADPSADLGPVVDGVGTVFHLAGASSSRSSESEMFRNNVDATAHLLAAVTAAGVDVVVHMSSTSVYGEEEQLPSPVPETVEPRPSRAYGKAKWQTEQVVWRAAEAGLDVVVLRPVSVHGPGATKLLASAILDVAIERFAGLDTVVIGPVPVEQRLLHVDDLVAASLYLAAHVPARGHAFNVAMPTHPSSHDVAALLAAEFGLGFGVGDDADCGPGTEERAGARDEMLAKGMTDDILFTPERFRFMRKANRNNRIDLAALHGTGFALAQTDLGVAVADLTAWYRDHGWIL; this comes from the coding sequence ATGGCTTCCACAGCACTGGTCACCGGCGGGAGCGGCTTCATCGCGTCGCACCTCATGCCCGCTCTCGTGCACCAGGGTTGGGACGTCCGCACCTGCGGCCGCCGGCCCCGCCCTGACGGCCTGGCCGAAGAGATCGGCTACTGCCAGGTGGACCTGGCCGACCCGTCGGCCGACCTCGGACCCGTGGTGGACGGGGTGGGCACGGTGTTCCACCTGGCCGGCGCGTCCAGCTCCCGCTCCTCGGAGTCCGAGATGTTCCGCAACAACGTCGACGCCACCGCCCACCTGCTGGCGGCGGTGACGGCCGCCGGCGTCGACGTCGTCGTGCACATGAGCTCCACCTCCGTCTACGGCGAGGAGGAGCAGCTGCCGTCGCCCGTCCCCGAGACGGTGGAGCCGCGGCCCAGCCGCGCCTACGGCAAGGCCAAGTGGCAGACCGAGCAGGTGGTGTGGCGGGCGGCGGAGGCGGGGCTCGACGTGGTGGTCCTGCGACCGGTGTCGGTGCACGGCCCGGGCGCGACCAAGTTGCTGGCCAGTGCGATCCTCGACGTGGCCATCGAGCGCTTCGCCGGCCTGGACACGGTGGTGATCGGACCGGTGCCCGTGGAGCAGCGGCTCCTGCACGTCGACGACCTCGTCGCCGCCAGCCTGTACCTCGCCGCGCACGTGCCGGCGCGCGGTCACGCGTTCAACGTCGCCATGCCCACGCACCCGTCGAGCCACGACGTGGCCGCGCTGCTCGCCGCCGAGTTCGGGCTCGGCTTCGGGGTCGGTGACGACGCAGACTGCGGGCCCGGCACCGAGGAGCGTGCTGGAGCTCGCGACGAGATGCTGGCCAAGGGGATGACCGACGACATCCTCTTCACGCCCGAGCGGTTCCGGTTCATGCGCAAGGCGAACCGCAACAACCGCATCGATCTGGCTGCGCTGCACGGCACCGGGTTCGCGCTCGCCCAGACCGATCTCGGGGTCGCGGTGGCCGATCTCACCGCCTGGTACCGCGACCACGGCTGGATCCTGTGA